The Equus przewalskii isolate Varuska chromosome 5, EquPr2, whole genome shotgun sequence genome window below encodes:
- the AGAP2 gene encoding arf-GAP with GTPase, ANK repeat and PH domain-containing protein 2 isoform X4, which yields MHAQRQLAVAAVRAEVRRHEVAKQAFSRLRKLAERVGDPELRDSIQASLDSVREAVINSQEWTLSRSIPELRLGVLGDARSGKSSLIHRFLTGSYQVLEKTESEQHKKEMLVDGQTHLVLIREEAGAPDAKFSGWADAVILVFSLEDENSFQAVSRLHGQLSSLRGEGRGGLALALVGTQDRISASSPRVVGDARARALCADMKRCSYYETCATYGLNVDRVFQEVAQKVVTLRKQQQLLAACKSLPSSPSHSAASTPVAGQASNGGHTSDYSSSLPSSPNVGHRELRAEAATVAGLSTPGSLHRAAKRRTSLFANRRGSDSEKRSLDSRGETTGSGRAIPIKQSFLLKRSGNSLNKEWKKKYVTLSSNGFLLYHPSINDYIHSTHGKEMDLLRTTVKVPGKRPPRAISAFGPSASINGLVKDMSTVQMGEGPEATTPTPSPSPSPSSLQPPPDQTSKHLLKPDRNLARALSTDCTPSGDLSPLSREPPPSPMVKKQRRKKLTTPSKTEGSAGQAEEENFEFLIVSSTGQTWHFEAASFEERDAWVQAIESQILASLQCCESSKVKLRTDSQSEAVAIQAIRNAKGNSICVDCGAPNPTWASLNLGALICIECSGIHRNLGTHLSRVRSLDLDDWPRELTLVLTAIGNDMANRVWESDTRGRAKPTRDSSREERESWIRAKYEQLLFLAPLGAPEEPLGRQLWAAVQAQDVSAVLLLLAHAQHGPLDASVEDPQLRSPLHLAAELAHVVITQLLLWYGADVSARDAQGRTALFYARQAGSQLCADILLQHGCPGEGGSTATTPSAATTPSITATPSPRRRSSAASVGRADAPVALV from the exons ATGCATGCCCAGAGGCAGTTGGCTGTAGCTGCAGTGAGAGCAGAAGTCAGACGACACGAGGTGGCCAAGCAGGCTTTTAGCCGCCTCAGGAAGCTGGCAGAGAGGGTGGGCGACCCTGAACTTCGGGACAGCATCCAAGCCTCACTGGACAGTGTACGAG AGGCTGTGATCAATAGCCAGGAATGGACTTTGAGCCGCTCCATTCCTGAACTGCGCCTG GGTGTGCTGGGTGATGCCAGGAGTGGGAAGTCATCGCTTATCCACCGATTCCTGACCGGTTCATACCAGGTGCTGGAGAAGACAGAGA GTGAGCAGCACAAGAAAGAGATGTTGGTGGATGGACAGACTCATCTGGTGTTGATCCGAGAAGAAGCTGGGGCACCTGATGCCAAG TTCTCAGGCTGGGCAGATGCTGTGATCTTGGTCTTCAGCCTGGAGGATGAGAACAGTTTCCAGGCCGTGAGCCGTCTCCACGGGCAGCTGAGCTCCCTCCGGGGGGAGGGACGAGGAGGCCTGGCGCTGGCACTGGTGGGGACACAAG ACAGGATCAGTGCGTCCTCTCCTCGGGTCGTGGGCGATGCTCGAGCCAGAGCTCTGTGCGCCGACATGAAGCGCTGCAGCTACTACGAGACTTGTGCCACCTATGGGCTCAACGTGGACCGGGTCTTCCAGGAGG TGGCCCAGAAGGTGGTGACCTTGCGCAAACAGCAACAGCTTCTGGCTGCCTGCAAGTCCCTGCCCAGCTCCCCGAGCCACTCAGCTGCTTCCACTCCCGTAGCTGGGCAG GCTAGTAACGGGGGCCACACCAGCGACTACTCTTCTTCCCTCCCGTCCTCACCCAATGTTGGTCACCGGGAGCTCCGAGCTGAGGCGGCCACAGTGGCTGGATTGAGCACCCCAGGCTCCCTGCACCGGGCAGCCAAGCGCAGGACCAGCCTGTTTGCG AATCGTCGGGGCAGTGATTCTGAGAAGCGGAGCTTGGACAGTCGGGGAGAGACAACGGGGAGCGGGCGAGCCATCCCCATCAAACAG AGCTTCCTACTGAAGCGAAGCGGCAACTCCTTGAacaaagaatggaagaagaaatatgtGACCCTGTCCAGTAATGGCTTCCTACTCTACCACCCCAGCATTAAC GATTACATCCACAGTACCCATGGCAAGGAGATGGACTTGCTACGAACAACAGTCAAAGTCCCTGGCAAGCGGCCCCCGCGGGCCATCTCTGCTTTTGGCCCCTCAGCCAGCATCAACGGGCTGGTCAAGGACATGAGCACTGTCCAGATGGGTGAAGGCCCTG AAGccaccactcccaccccaagCCCGAGTCCCAGCCCTAGTTCCCTGCAGCCACCACCAGACCAGACATCCAAGCACCTGCTGAAGCCAGACCGGAATTTGGCCCGAGCCCTCAGCACTG ACTGTACCCCATCTGGAGACCTGAGCCCCCTGAGTCGGGAACCCCCTCCTTCTCCCATGGTgaagaagcagaggaggaaaaaattgaCAACACCATCCAAGACCGAAGGCTCAGCTGGGCAGGCTGAAG aGGAAAACTTCGAGTTCCTGATCGTGTCCAGCACGGGTCAGACGTGGCACTTTGAGGCAGCCAGCTTTGAGGAGCGAGACGCCTGGGTCCAGGCCATCGAGAGTCAGATCCTGGCCAGTCTGCAATGCTGTGAAAGCAGCAAGGTCAAG CTACGCACAGACAGCCAAAGCGAAGCCGTGGCCATCCAGGCGATCCGGAATGCCAAGGGGAACTCTATCTGCGTGGACTGCGGGGCCCCCA ACCCCACGTGGGCCAGCTTGAACCTAGGCGCACTCATCTGCATCGAGTGTTCTGGCATTCACCGGAACCTGGGCACACACCTGTCCCGCGTTCGCTCGCTGGACTTGGACGACTGGCCGCGGGAGCTGACCCTGGTGCTGACGGCCATTGGCAACGACATGGCCAACCGCGTGTGGGAGAGCGACACGCGGGGCCGCGCCAAACCCACGCGGGACTCCTCGCG GGAGGAGCGTGAGTCCTGGATCCGCGCCAAGTACGAGCAGCTGCTGTTCCTGGCGCCTCTGGGCGCTCCCGAGGAGCCGCTGGGCCGCCAGCTGTGGGCCGCGGTGCAGGCCCAGGATGTGTCTGCCGTTCTCCTGCTTCTGGCCCATGCGCAGCACGGGCCTCTTGACGCCAGCGTGGAGGACCCGCAGCTTCGCTCCCCGCTCCACCTGGCGGCCGAGCTCGCCCACGTTGTCATCACGCAACTGCTGTTGTGG TACGGCGCCGACGTGTCCGCCCGCGACGCGCAGGGACGCACCGCGCTCTTCTACGCCCGCCAGGCTGGAAGCCAGCTGTGCGCCGACATCCTCCTCCAGCACGGCTGCCCGGGTGAGGGCGGCAGCACGGCCACGACCCCCAGCGCGGCCACCACCCCCAGCATCACCGCCACGCCCAGCCCCCGCCGCCGGAGCAGCGCCGCCAGCGTGGGCCGCGCCGACGCCCCCGTCGCGCTGGTATAG
- the AGAP2 gene encoding arf-GAP with GTPase, ANK repeat and PH domain-containing protein 2 isoform X3, which translates to MHAQRQLAVAAVRAEVRRHEVAKQAFSRLRKLAERVGDPELRDSIQASLDSVREAVINSQEWTLSRSIPELRLGVLGDARSGKSSLIHRFLTGSYQVLEKTESEQHKKEMLVDGQTHLVLIREEAGAPDAKFSGWADAVILVFSLEDENSFQAVSRLHGQLSSLRGEGRGGLALALVGTQDRISASSPRVVGDARARALCADMKRCSYYETCATYGLNVDRVFQEVAQKVVTLRKQQQLLAACKSLPSSPSHSAASTPVAGQASNGGHTSDYSSSLPSSPNVGHRELRAEAATVAGLSTPGSLHRAAKRRTSLFANRRGSDSEKRSLDSRGETTGSGRAIPIKQSFLLKRSGNSLNKEWKKKYVTLSSNGFLLYHPSINDYIHSTHGKEMDLLRTTVKVPGKRPPRAISAFGPSASINGLVKDMSTVQMGEGPEATTPTPSPSPSPSSLQPPPDQTSKHLLKPDRNLARALSTDCTPSGDLSPLSREPPPSPMVKKQRRKKLTTPSKTEGSAGQAEAKRKMWKLKSFGSLRNIYKAEENFEFLIVSSTGQTWHFEAASFEERDAWVQAIESQILASLQCCESSKVKLRTDSQSEAVAIQAIRNAKGNSICVDCGAPNPTWASLNLGALICIECSGIHRNLGTHLSRVRSLDLDDWPRELTLVLTAIGNDMANRVWESDTRGRAKPTRDSSREERESWIRAKYEQLLFLAPLGAPEEPLGRQLWAAVQAQDVSAVLLLLAHAQHGPLDASVEDPQLRSPLHLAAELAHVVITQLLLWYGADVSARDAQGRTALFYARQAGSQLCADILLQHGCPGEGGSTATTPSAATTPSITATPSPRRRSSAASVGRADAPVALV; encoded by the exons ATGCATGCCCAGAGGCAGTTGGCTGTAGCTGCAGTGAGAGCAGAAGTCAGACGACACGAGGTGGCCAAGCAGGCTTTTAGCCGCCTCAGGAAGCTGGCAGAGAGGGTGGGCGACCCTGAACTTCGGGACAGCATCCAAGCCTCACTGGACAGTGTACGAG AGGCTGTGATCAATAGCCAGGAATGGACTTTGAGCCGCTCCATTCCTGAACTGCGCCTG GGTGTGCTGGGTGATGCCAGGAGTGGGAAGTCATCGCTTATCCACCGATTCCTGACCGGTTCATACCAGGTGCTGGAGAAGACAGAGA GTGAGCAGCACAAGAAAGAGATGTTGGTGGATGGACAGACTCATCTGGTGTTGATCCGAGAAGAAGCTGGGGCACCTGATGCCAAG TTCTCAGGCTGGGCAGATGCTGTGATCTTGGTCTTCAGCCTGGAGGATGAGAACAGTTTCCAGGCCGTGAGCCGTCTCCACGGGCAGCTGAGCTCCCTCCGGGGGGAGGGACGAGGAGGCCTGGCGCTGGCACTGGTGGGGACACAAG ACAGGATCAGTGCGTCCTCTCCTCGGGTCGTGGGCGATGCTCGAGCCAGAGCTCTGTGCGCCGACATGAAGCGCTGCAGCTACTACGAGACTTGTGCCACCTATGGGCTCAACGTGGACCGGGTCTTCCAGGAGG TGGCCCAGAAGGTGGTGACCTTGCGCAAACAGCAACAGCTTCTGGCTGCCTGCAAGTCCCTGCCCAGCTCCCCGAGCCACTCAGCTGCTTCCACTCCCGTAGCTGGGCAG GCTAGTAACGGGGGCCACACCAGCGACTACTCTTCTTCCCTCCCGTCCTCACCCAATGTTGGTCACCGGGAGCTCCGAGCTGAGGCGGCCACAGTGGCTGGATTGAGCACCCCAGGCTCCCTGCACCGGGCAGCCAAGCGCAGGACCAGCCTGTTTGCG AATCGTCGGGGCAGTGATTCTGAGAAGCGGAGCTTGGACAGTCGGGGAGAGACAACGGGGAGCGGGCGAGCCATCCCCATCAAACAG AGCTTCCTACTGAAGCGAAGCGGCAACTCCTTGAacaaagaatggaagaagaaatatgtGACCCTGTCCAGTAATGGCTTCCTACTCTACCACCCCAGCATTAAC GATTACATCCACAGTACCCATGGCAAGGAGATGGACTTGCTACGAACAACAGTCAAAGTCCCTGGCAAGCGGCCCCCGCGGGCCATCTCTGCTTTTGGCCCCTCAGCCAGCATCAACGGGCTGGTCAAGGACATGAGCACTGTCCAGATGGGTGAAGGCCCTG AAGccaccactcccaccccaagCCCGAGTCCCAGCCCTAGTTCCCTGCAGCCACCACCAGACCAGACATCCAAGCACCTGCTGAAGCCAGACCGGAATTTGGCCCGAGCCCTCAGCACTG ACTGTACCCCATCTGGAGACCTGAGCCCCCTGAGTCGGGAACCCCCTCCTTCTCCCATGGTgaagaagcagaggaggaaaaaattgaCAACACCATCCAAGACCGAAGGCTCAGCTGGGCAGGCTGAAG CCAAGCGCAAAATGTGGAAACTAAAATCCTTTGgtagtttaagaaatatttataaagcag aGGAAAACTTCGAGTTCCTGATCGTGTCCAGCACGGGTCAGACGTGGCACTTTGAGGCAGCCAGCTTTGAGGAGCGAGACGCCTGGGTCCAGGCCATCGAGAGTCAGATCCTGGCCAGTCTGCAATGCTGTGAAAGCAGCAAGGTCAAG CTACGCACAGACAGCCAAAGCGAAGCCGTGGCCATCCAGGCGATCCGGAATGCCAAGGGGAACTCTATCTGCGTGGACTGCGGGGCCCCCA ACCCCACGTGGGCCAGCTTGAACCTAGGCGCACTCATCTGCATCGAGTGTTCTGGCATTCACCGGAACCTGGGCACACACCTGTCCCGCGTTCGCTCGCTGGACTTGGACGACTGGCCGCGGGAGCTGACCCTGGTGCTGACGGCCATTGGCAACGACATGGCCAACCGCGTGTGGGAGAGCGACACGCGGGGCCGCGCCAAACCCACGCGGGACTCCTCGCG GGAGGAGCGTGAGTCCTGGATCCGCGCCAAGTACGAGCAGCTGCTGTTCCTGGCGCCTCTGGGCGCTCCCGAGGAGCCGCTGGGCCGCCAGCTGTGGGCCGCGGTGCAGGCCCAGGATGTGTCTGCCGTTCTCCTGCTTCTGGCCCATGCGCAGCACGGGCCTCTTGACGCCAGCGTGGAGGACCCGCAGCTTCGCTCCCCGCTCCACCTGGCGGCCGAGCTCGCCCACGTTGTCATCACGCAACTGCTGTTGTGG TACGGCGCCGACGTGTCCGCCCGCGACGCGCAGGGACGCACCGCGCTCTTCTACGCCCGCCAGGCTGGAAGCCAGCTGTGCGCCGACATCCTCCTCCAGCACGGCTGCCCGGGTGAGGGCGGCAGCACGGCCACGACCCCCAGCGCGGCCACCACCCCCAGCATCACCGCCACGCCCAGCCCCCGCCGCCGGAGCAGCGCCGCCAGCGTGGGCCGCGCCGACGCCCCCGTCGCGCTGGTATAG
- the AGAP2 gene encoding arf-GAP with GTPase, ANK repeat and PH domain-containing protein 2 isoform X2 yields MSRGAGALQRRTTTYLISLTLVKLESVPPPPPSPSAAAAGAPGTRGAETGDPGSPRGAEEPGKKRHERLFHRQDALWISTSSAGAGGAEPPALAPAPASPARPVSPAPGRRLSLWAAPPGPPLSGGLSPDPKPGVGPPSSRRPLLSSPSWGGPEPEGRAGGGVPGSSSPHPGTGSRRLKVAPPPPAPKPCKTVTTSGAKAGGGKGAGSRLSWPESEGKPRVKGSKSSAGTGASAAAAAAGGGGGGGGGAAVTTSGGVGAGPGARGKLSPRKGKSKTLDNSDLHPGPPAGSPPPLTVPATPAPAAAVTAASAQPTGPAPPITLEPPAPGLKRGREGGRASTRDRKMLKFISGIFTKSTGGPPGSGPPPGPPGLSSGSGSRELLGAELRASPKAVINSQEWTLSRSIPELRLGVLGDARSGKSSLIHRFLTGSYQVLEKTESEQHKKEMLVDGQTHLVLIREEAGAPDAKFSGWADAVILVFSLEDENSFQAVSRLHGQLSSLRGEGRGGLALALVGTQDRISASSPRVVGDARARALCADMKRCSYYETCATYGLNVDRVFQEVAQKVVTLRKQQQLLAACKSLPSSPSHSAASTPVAGQASNGGHTSDYSSSLPSSPNVGHRELRAEAATVAGLSTPGSLHRAAKRRTSLFANRRGSDSEKRSLDSRGETTGSGRAIPIKQSFLLKRSGNSLNKEWKKKYVTLSSNGFLLYHPSINDYIHSTHGKEMDLLRTTVKVPGKRPPRAISAFGPSASINGLVKDMSTVQMGEGPEATTPTPSPSPSPSSLQPPPDQTSKHLLKPDRNLARALSTDCTPSGDLSPLSREPPPSPMVKKQRRKKLTTPSKTEGSAGQAEEENFEFLIVSSTGQTWHFEAASFEERDAWVQAIESQILASLQCCESSKVKLRTDSQSEAVAIQAIRNAKGNSICVDCGAPNPTWASLNLGALICIECSGIHRNLGTHLSRVRSLDLDDWPRELTLVLTAIGNDMANRVWESDTRGRAKPTRDSSREERESWIRAKYEQLLFLAPLGAPEEPLGRQLWAAVQAQDVSAVLLLLAHAQHGPLDASVEDPQLRSPLHLAAELAHVVITQLLLWYGADVSARDAQGRTALFYARQAGSQLCADILLQHGCPGEGGSTATTPSAATTPSITATPSPRRRSSAASVGRADAPVALV; encoded by the exons ATGAGCCGGGGCGCGGGCGCGCTTCAGCGCCGGACAACGACCTACCTCATCTCGCTGACCCTGGTCAAGCTCGAGTCGGTGCCTCCGCCGCCGCCTTCTCCGTCTGCGGCCGCAGCCGGCGCCCCGGGGACCAGAGGTGCCGAGACCGGGGATCCTGGCAGCCCCCGAGGCGCGGAGGAGCCAGGCAAGAAGCGGCACGAGCGTCTCTTCCACCGGCAGGATGCGCTGTGGATCAGCACGAGCAGCGCGGGCGCCGGGGGCGCCGAGCCCCCCGCCCTGGCCCCCGCTCCGGCCAGTCCGGCCCGCCCCGTCTCCCCCGCTCCCGGCCGCCGCCTCTCCCTCTGGGCCGCCCCTCCTGGGCCCCCGCTCTCCGGGGGACTGAGCCCCGACCCCAAACCCGGGGTCGGCCCCCCCTCCTCCCGGCGCCCCCTGCTCAGCAGCCCGAGTTGGGGGGGCCCGGAACCCGAAggccgggcgggcggcggcgtCCCCGGCTCGTCCTCCCCGCACCCTGGCACCGGCAGCCGGAGGCTCAAGGTGGCGCCTCCTCCGCCGGCTCCCAAGCCTTGCAAGACCGTGACCACGAGCGGCGCCAAAGCCGGCGGGGGCAAAGGCGCGGGGAGCCGCCTGTCATGGCCCGAAAGCGAGGGCAAGCCCAGGGTCAAGGGGTCAAAGAGCAGCGCTGGGACTGGAGCttctgccgccgccgccgccgccggaggaggaggaggaggaggaggaggagcggcAGTCACGACCTCTGGTGGGGTCGGGGCTGGGCCCGGAGCCCGAGGGAAGCTGTCCCCTCGGAAAGGCAAGAGTAAGACCTTGGACAACAGTGACTTGCACCCGGGACCGCCTGCCGGCTCTCCTCCTCCGCTAACCGTCCCAGCAACCCCGGCTCCAGCCGCTGCTGTCACCGCCGCCTCCGCGCAGCCCACTGGGCCTGCACCTCCAATCACTCTGGAGCCTCCAGCTCCGGGGCTGAAACGGGGCCGGGAGGGGGGCCGAGCATCCACTCGAGATCGCAAGATGCTCAAGTTTATCAGCGGCATCTTCACCAAGAGCACAGGGGGGCCTCCTGGCTCCGGGCCCCCTCCCGGACCCCCGGGCCTGTCTTCTGGCAGCGGGTCCAGGGAGCTGCTGGGCGCAGAGCTCCGCGCCTCCCCTA AGGCTGTGATCAATAGCCAGGAATGGACTTTGAGCCGCTCCATTCCTGAACTGCGCCTG GGTGTGCTGGGTGATGCCAGGAGTGGGAAGTCATCGCTTATCCACCGATTCCTGACCGGTTCATACCAGGTGCTGGAGAAGACAGAGA GTGAGCAGCACAAGAAAGAGATGTTGGTGGATGGACAGACTCATCTGGTGTTGATCCGAGAAGAAGCTGGGGCACCTGATGCCAAG TTCTCAGGCTGGGCAGATGCTGTGATCTTGGTCTTCAGCCTGGAGGATGAGAACAGTTTCCAGGCCGTGAGCCGTCTCCACGGGCAGCTGAGCTCCCTCCGGGGGGAGGGACGAGGAGGCCTGGCGCTGGCACTGGTGGGGACACAAG ACAGGATCAGTGCGTCCTCTCCTCGGGTCGTGGGCGATGCTCGAGCCAGAGCTCTGTGCGCCGACATGAAGCGCTGCAGCTACTACGAGACTTGTGCCACCTATGGGCTCAACGTGGACCGGGTCTTCCAGGAGG TGGCCCAGAAGGTGGTGACCTTGCGCAAACAGCAACAGCTTCTGGCTGCCTGCAAGTCCCTGCCCAGCTCCCCGAGCCACTCAGCTGCTTCCACTCCCGTAGCTGGGCAG GCTAGTAACGGGGGCCACACCAGCGACTACTCTTCTTCCCTCCCGTCCTCACCCAATGTTGGTCACCGGGAGCTCCGAGCTGAGGCGGCCACAGTGGCTGGATTGAGCACCCCAGGCTCCCTGCACCGGGCAGCCAAGCGCAGGACCAGCCTGTTTGCG AATCGTCGGGGCAGTGATTCTGAGAAGCGGAGCTTGGACAGTCGGGGAGAGACAACGGGGAGCGGGCGAGCCATCCCCATCAAACAG AGCTTCCTACTGAAGCGAAGCGGCAACTCCTTGAacaaagaatggaagaagaaatatgtGACCCTGTCCAGTAATGGCTTCCTACTCTACCACCCCAGCATTAAC GATTACATCCACAGTACCCATGGCAAGGAGATGGACTTGCTACGAACAACAGTCAAAGTCCCTGGCAAGCGGCCCCCGCGGGCCATCTCTGCTTTTGGCCCCTCAGCCAGCATCAACGGGCTGGTCAAGGACATGAGCACTGTCCAGATGGGTGAAGGCCCTG AAGccaccactcccaccccaagCCCGAGTCCCAGCCCTAGTTCCCTGCAGCCACCACCAGACCAGACATCCAAGCACCTGCTGAAGCCAGACCGGAATTTGGCCCGAGCCCTCAGCACTG ACTGTACCCCATCTGGAGACCTGAGCCCCCTGAGTCGGGAACCCCCTCCTTCTCCCATGGTgaagaagcagaggaggaaaaaattgaCAACACCATCCAAGACCGAAGGCTCAGCTGGGCAGGCTGAAG aGGAAAACTTCGAGTTCCTGATCGTGTCCAGCACGGGTCAGACGTGGCACTTTGAGGCAGCCAGCTTTGAGGAGCGAGACGCCTGGGTCCAGGCCATCGAGAGTCAGATCCTGGCCAGTCTGCAATGCTGTGAAAGCAGCAAGGTCAAG CTACGCACAGACAGCCAAAGCGAAGCCGTGGCCATCCAGGCGATCCGGAATGCCAAGGGGAACTCTATCTGCGTGGACTGCGGGGCCCCCA ACCCCACGTGGGCCAGCTTGAACCTAGGCGCACTCATCTGCATCGAGTGTTCTGGCATTCACCGGAACCTGGGCACACACCTGTCCCGCGTTCGCTCGCTGGACTTGGACGACTGGCCGCGGGAGCTGACCCTGGTGCTGACGGCCATTGGCAACGACATGGCCAACCGCGTGTGGGAGAGCGACACGCGGGGCCGCGCCAAACCCACGCGGGACTCCTCGCG GGAGGAGCGTGAGTCCTGGATCCGCGCCAAGTACGAGCAGCTGCTGTTCCTGGCGCCTCTGGGCGCTCCCGAGGAGCCGCTGGGCCGCCAGCTGTGGGCCGCGGTGCAGGCCCAGGATGTGTCTGCCGTTCTCCTGCTTCTGGCCCATGCGCAGCACGGGCCTCTTGACGCCAGCGTGGAGGACCCGCAGCTTCGCTCCCCGCTCCACCTGGCGGCCGAGCTCGCCCACGTTGTCATCACGCAACTGCTGTTGTGG TACGGCGCCGACGTGTCCGCCCGCGACGCGCAGGGACGCACCGCGCTCTTCTACGCCCGCCAGGCTGGAAGCCAGCTGTGCGCCGACATCCTCCTCCAGCACGGCTGCCCGGGTGAGGGCGGCAGCACGGCCACGACCCCCAGCGCGGCCACCACCCCCAGCATCACCGCCACGCCCAGCCCCCGCCGCCGGAGCAGCGCCGCCAGCGTGGGCCGCGCCGACGCCCCCGTCGCGCTGGTATAG